From Prochlorococcus marinus XMU1419, a single genomic window includes:
- a CDS encoding Gfo/Idh/MocA family protein, producing the protein MQPTSSPVKVGVIGIGNMGWHHARVLSLLKDANLIGVADPNEERGKLAIEQFQCEWFKDYKDLIPKVDAICIAVPTLLHQKVGLDCLKGGTNVLIEKPIAANELEAKSLIEAANASNCLLQVGHIERFNPAFRELNKIVNNEEIVVLEARRHSPHADRANDVSVVMDLMIHDIDLILELVNSKIQKLAAVGGRNSEGLIDYVNATLVFQNNVIASLTASKMSHKKIRNLSAHCQNALVETDFLNHSLQIHRKSHESYTAEHGELVYRNDGYVEEVSTTSIEPLYAELEHFLKCVRGKEIPEVDGEQASRALKIADFIESAVDNSGDAILLENPF; encoded by the coding sequence ATGCAGCCAACCTCATCGCCGGTAAAGGTTGGAGTCATAGGTATAGGGAATATGGGCTGGCATCATGCTCGAGTACTAAGTTTACTCAAAGATGCAAATCTCATTGGAGTCGCAGATCCAAATGAAGAGAGAGGCAAATTAGCTATTGAGCAATTTCAATGTGAATGGTTCAAGGATTATAAGGACCTAATTCCAAAAGTTGATGCTATCTGTATCGCTGTCCCTACACTACTTCATCAAAAAGTAGGACTAGATTGTTTAAAGGGAGGCACTAACGTTCTAATTGAAAAACCAATTGCAGCAAATGAGTTGGAAGCAAAATCTTTAATAGAGGCGGCTAATGCAAGTAACTGTCTATTACAAGTTGGGCATATTGAAAGATTTAATCCTGCTTTTAGAGAATTAAATAAAATAGTAAATAATGAAGAAATTGTTGTTTTAGAAGCAAGGAGGCACAGTCCTCATGCAGATAGAGCAAATGATGTTTCTGTAGTAATGGATTTAATGATTCATGACATTGATCTTATTTTAGAGCTTGTAAACTCAAAAATACAAAAATTAGCAGCCGTTGGAGGAAGAAATAGCGAAGGATTAATAGATTATGTCAATGCTACTTTAGTTTTTCAAAATAATGTTATTGCAAGCTTAACTGCCAGCAAAATGAGTCACAAAAAAATTAGAAATCTTAGTGCTCACTGCCAAAATGCCCTAGTAGAAACTGATTTCTTAAATCACTCTTTACAAATCCATCGAAAGTCTCATGAATCATACACAGCAGAGCATGGAGAATTAGTTTATAGAAATGATGGATATGTAGAAGAAGTTAGCACAACTTCCATTGAACCTCTTTATGCAGAACTAGAGCATTTTCTAAAATGCGTTCGGGGCAAAGAAATACCTGAGGTGGATGGTGAGCAAGCCTCAAGAGCATTAAAAATTGCTGATTTTATAGAGAGTGCTGTAGATAATTCTGGAGATGCGATTTTACTTGAAAATCCCTTCTAA
- a CDS encoding hemolysin family protein, with translation MKITLLLFLLFLPAFFAASELSFLLIRPSKVLRLIEEKKKGAFSILKIQKRFRSSLIASQFGVTISLIAIGWLSNNLANDYWKSNILSNRFYDLLLFLFVVLVVTLVSGLIPKALVINNPESAALRLTTIFDAVRKAMNPIVKTIEFFASACLGLFNLNNKWDSLNSGLSAGELETLIETDNVTGLKPDEKNILEGVFALKDTQVKEVMIPRSEMVTLPKNITFSELMKQVDKTRHARFFVIGESLDDVLGVLDLRYLAKPISKGEMGADTLLKPFLLPVTKIIETCSLAEIFPIVRDYNPFLLVVDEHGGTEGLITAADLNGEIVGEEMLNNRIYSDMRMLDNFSKKWSIAGKSEIIEINKKIGCSIPEGTDYHTLAGFMLEKFQMVPKIGDVLDFNNIKFEVISMSGPKIDRVKIILPKS, from the coding sequence ATGAAAATAACTCTACTTTTATTTCTTTTATTTTTACCAGCTTTTTTCGCAGCGAGTGAACTCTCTTTTTTATTAATAAGACCAAGTAAAGTTTTAAGGTTAATAGAAGAAAAAAAGAAAGGAGCATTTTCAATTTTAAAAATTCAAAAACGCTTTAGATCTTCATTAATTGCTTCTCAATTTGGAGTAACAATTTCATTAATTGCAATTGGATGGCTCAGCAATAACCTGGCTAATGATTATTGGAAAAGCAATATTTTATCAAATAGATTTTATGATCTTCTATTATTTTTATTTGTTGTTTTAGTTGTTACTCTTGTTTCTGGACTAATTCCAAAAGCTTTAGTAATTAACAATCCAGAATCTGCTGCATTAAGGTTAACCACGATATTTGATGCTGTAAGAAAAGCTATGAATCCTATAGTGAAAACAATAGAATTCTTTGCTAGCGCCTGTTTAGGCTTGTTTAATTTAAATAACAAATGGGATTCTTTAAACTCAGGTTTATCTGCTGGAGAATTAGAAACTCTTATAGAAACAGATAACGTAACAGGTTTAAAACCAGATGAGAAGAATATTCTTGAAGGAGTTTTTGCTTTAAAAGATACACAGGTTAAAGAAGTGATGATTCCAAGATCTGAAATGGTAACTTTGCCAAAAAATATAACCTTTTCAGAACTCATGAAACAAGTAGATAAAACTCGACATGCTCGCTTCTTTGTGATTGGTGAATCTTTAGATGATGTATTAGGTGTATTAGATTTGCGTTATCTTGCTAAGCCAATATCAAAAGGTGAAATGGGAGCCGATACATTATTAAAGCCATTCCTTTTACCAGTAACAAAAATAATAGAAACATGTTCACTAGCAGAAATATTTCCAATAGTAAGAGACTACAATCCTTTCTTACTAGTAGTTGATGAACATGGTGGAACAGAGGGACTCATAACTGCAGCTGATCTAAATGGCGAAATAGTTGGAGAGGAAATGCTCAATAATAGAATTTATTCAGATATGAGAATGTTAGATAATTTCTCTAAAAAATGGTCAATAGCTGGAAAATCGGAAATTATTGAAATCAATAAAAAGATAGGATGTTCAATTCCGGAAGGTACTGATTATCATACCCTTGCTGGATTTATGTTAGAAAAATTTCAAATGGTACCAAAAATTGGTGACGTTCTAGATTTCAATAATATTAAATTTGAAGTTATTTCTATGTCAGGTCCAAAAATTGATCGTGTTAAAATAATCCTTCCTAAAAGCTAA
- a CDS encoding photosystem II reaction center protein K, whose protein sequence is MLILLNTFAELPEAYKAFAPTVDVLPLIPLFFFLLVFVWQAAVGFK, encoded by the coding sequence GTGCTCATTCTATTAAATACATTCGCTGAATTGCCCGAGGCTTACAAGGCCTTTGCTCCAACTGTTGATGTACTTCCACTTATTCCTTTATTTTTCTTTTTATTGGTATTTGTTTGGCAAGCTGCAGTTGGATTTAAATAA
- the pyrE gene encoding orotate phosphoribosyltransferase, which produces MGKFSDKYDLNKAKLLKQLVEKSYKKGNFTLSSGKKSSHYLNCKPVSLNGEGLNLISDLFLELKDTRSKAVAGLTLGADPIVSGLILKAALHGQDLDGLIIRKEIKKYGTKAGIEGPTLEEGTLVTVLEDVVTTAGSVIKAIKKLRENNYVVEEVLSIVDRQEGGLEALEDENVKLKSLFTIKDFL; this is translated from the coding sequence ATGGGCAAATTTTCGGATAAGTATGATTTAAATAAAGCAAAATTGTTAAAACAGTTAGTTGAAAAATCTTACAAGAAAGGAAACTTCACTTTATCTTCAGGAAAAAAAAGCAGTCATTACTTGAACTGTAAACCAGTGTCATTAAATGGCGAAGGCTTAAACTTAATAAGTGATTTATTTTTAGAGTTAAAGGACACAAGGTCAAAAGCTGTAGCAGGATTGACATTAGGTGCAGACCCCATAGTAAGTGGATTAATTCTCAAAGCAGCTTTGCATGGCCAAGACCTTGATGGTTTAATAATTCGTAAAGAAATCAAAAAATACGGTACCAAAGCTGGAATAGAGGGCCCTACATTAGAAGAAGGAACCTTGGTAACTGTTTTAGAGGATGTTGTTACAACTGCTGGTTCAGTAATAAAAGCTATAAAAAAATTACGAGAAAATAATTATGTTGTTGAGGAAGTTTTGTCTATAGTTGATAGGCAAGAAGGGGGATTAGAAGCCCTTGAAGATGAAAATGTTAAATTAAAGAGTCTTTTTACAATAAAAGATTTTTTATAA